The Prionailurus viverrinus isolate Anna chromosome X, UM_Priviv_1.0, whole genome shotgun sequence genome segment GGATGGTCCTGACCTCCAGCCCATGCCTCACTCCCACGCTCACTCCTAGGGTTTCTGCCTCCACGATTGAGGCCTACAAAGCCTTAGGCCGCCAGTCCTGCCCAGAAGCCATGTGGAGGTGCAGGGTGGGACACGTGTAGGGTATCTGTTCATAGGAAGGCCACAAGTTTGTGCCCCTTGTCACAATGCACCCAGAGTCCCGTTGGGTGTGTTGTAAACAGAGGAGCCATTTCATCAGGCGCCCTGCTCTGAGCTCACCCCAGTGCAGGGTGTCGTCCATGGCCTGGAGGAACCCCGGGACGGCCCACCGCAGAGAACGACGCTAAAGGGAAGAAGAGCAGCACACTCCGCCCATATCCCCGACggtgtgcgcgtgcgcgtgcgcgtgtCCATGTGCCTGTGTGGGTGCGCGCGTGTTCTCCAAGGACCAAGGATTGGGTGGACCTTAACCAGAAAGCCAGGAGGGCTGGGCTCTAGGGCCAAATGGGGCGCTTACCTGTGGGGGCCACGCTCAGACTTCCACCCTCTGAGTCCCCTGTTCCCGGGATGGAAAGCAAGGGAAATTCTACTACAGCCTATGGGGCAGGTGCCAAAGGGCATGGGGGTTGTAACACACCCTGCACCGTGTTCTCTGTCAGCTTGTACTCCCTTTCCCCAAGACCAAGCTGGATCTCTACTCCTCGCCAACACTCCAGACGCCACCCACACTCACACCAGGGACACCTATCCCTCTGGTGCTAAGATATGGGATGGAGAATGGCTGCTCGGCCAGATCGGCACACGAGGAATGCACAAGCGTGAGACAAAGTTAACCTGGCCAATACTTACTTCTGCTTCACAAAGTCCTCTGTAATGAGCTTCCTTAGATCGCCAAGGAATGGGTGCCTCACCCTGAGGGCAAAGAAAGGAATCCATAACAAGAACAGTGGCAGTGAGGGACACGTGGGCGGGAGCACTCCCTGGCAGGATTGAGAGCTGCCCAGCCTGTGGGGCATCCCCATGGAGGCCTGGGGTGGCACCAGGGGCCGCACGTCAAGGATGTCAAGGATACCCTAGGCAAGGGTTTGGTGGAATCCCTAAATCTGATGGTTTCTCTTACGTCTCatctggggacagagaggggacatgGAGCAGCGAGGGGCTGAGAGTTCAGGACCATTTCCCCATGCACCGTGACGAGACCCTTTGCCTCTACCCAGTCCAGGACGTCCACTCCCCTGGCACCAGGCCACCAGGCTACTGCAACCCTGGTGCCACTGGTGCCCAAGGACAACACTGAGGGGTGGGAGTCGAGAGCCCAACCATACCCAGGGCGCAGTCCCATCTTGCGTAGTGCCTCCCAGAGGACAGCTGTGAGGGGAGATGAGATACAAGAATTTCACACACAAAGCTGAGACTCTGGgcaacccaccccacccccacccccccggcggCAGGTCCAGCCACTCACCCTCGCTGGCACGGTTGCCATTCATGAAAATGACTCCCAGAATCACCAAGAGGAGGCTCAGCCTGGGGGTGTCCTTGGTCCTAAAGGTGGAGAAAAACGTATTCTATCCGGCAGGCATCTGCCCGAGGGACTAGGGTCGGTTCACCTGACTAGCCTTTCCCAGATGGCTGGGCTACAGAGCGGTTCTTCCCACTCTGCGCATGGCTTGTTCTCTGACCCAGACCATCTTTTCCTCTGTCTGAGACTGAATCGCTTCACGCATCGAACGTAGATGCGAAGAGCCCCTCCCAGAGTCGTGTCCACAACGGGGTCAGGGCAGGGAGCAAATGCTTGGCAACAGTGTGTCCACAGGAGGCATATCCAGACCTTCCCTGCCCTTCGAGCACCGGGAGTTAGACTGGACGGGAAGCTTCCTTCTCCCCGGACCACTCTGCCAAGCCCAGGCCAGGCACGTAGCAGGAAGGGACAGgcaacaaggagcctgctttcCCAGAAGATGGGGTGAGGaggtggccggggtgggggtgaagCCCTGAGAGCAGCCAAGGCTTGACCCCAGGCTCCTGCCCTTTCATCCCCTAATCACTGGGCACCACTAACTGTGGGTAGGAGCTGTGCCAGGCACCAAAGCCTTGTTTTCCCATTTCTccgagaggaaagggagaggcacCAGCGAGGAGCCCACAATCCTCCTGCCCGCCCTTTCTTACTTTCCCAGGAGACGAGCTGAGGAATCACGTGTGCACACGAGAATGTACAGGTGTTCTTCCTTGTCAATTTCCTTCAGGTGAATCCCAAACTTCTACGTGGGGGAGAAACCAGAACAGGACATGAGAAACCCACGCTGCCTGTCCCACAGGCAGTCCTTTCATTTCCCGTCAGAACTCTCTCTCAGCCGGGACCCCAAAGTCACGCGGAAGACTGAAGAAGAGAGGCCGAAGAGGAACTGCCCTGTGGGAGCTCTGACACCGGCCAAAGCAACAGGACCCACTTCAGGGGACAAGAGACACTCAAAAGAGCATGAGGGAGAGGACCCTGCGGGGGATGGAAGCATAAGGTGGACGCTCCCAGGTGGAGAAGCTAGGGAGGGCTTCCAGAGCAGGTAGTGCCGGAGGTGGGCCTCAAGGGGCTGCAGGGTGCAAGGCCTGCCTGCAGCTCTTGTACTACAGGGAGCTGCCCCTGTCCCTTTGCCCACCTTTTCCAGAGTGTACGTTGCTCGTTCAATGATCTCAGGGAAATGTTCGTCGTATTCTCGGATGACATCCTTCATCATGTCTGCGGGAGATGAGAGGTGGAGAGAGCACCAGGGCCGAGCAGGGGCCAAAGAGCTGCACCCCCTCAGTCAGCCTCACTGAGGGGAGCACAGTTGGGACCCCCGTACTGTGCAAATGGGAGCGATCAGCTGGGCACACTGGGTGGGGACATGTGATGCGAGGCCCCGCAGGGTAGGGATGGggacgggggaagggcagagctcAGGGAGGGGGCACAGGTTGCCCACCTGAGCGCTTGATGGGAATCTTCTTGTAGTCCTTAATCATCAGATATTTCACCAGTTTATttgcctggaggaggaggagcacaCGGGGAGATCAAGGCATGGCTGACCTCCAAGAACTGGCCcataggagaggagaggaggaagacgGGGAAAAGGCAGATTTCTTACCCTCTCTTGCAGAAGGGTCACGTTGCGGGGTGGCAAGCACAGGACATGTCTTGAGGGTACCTGGGACCTCAGGGCCATCGGTGGCCGGGGAACCATATGAGCCCGCACTGTCATCGGAGGCTGCGATGGTCTCCAGGTCGGTGGGACCGCAGGAGGCTCTCTCTCCTCCTCGCTGCTCTCATATTCGTCATCCAGGTGCTTGGACTGTAGcattagagagagaagagacccaGGGCTACCAGACTCACCGTGCAAAAGTGCCCAGCACACGTCTTAACCAGAGGAGATACTTGGAAATGAGGGTAGTACAAACAGTGGATGACATGTGCTGAGTGCTTACTACGTGCCCGGCACTGAGCCAACCTCTTCTCCCATCAGGCCTGAGGGCAGAGACTTTGTGGGGTCAAAGCATGCTAGCAAACTTGTGTTGGACCAACGTGCACAAGCTGACagaaaagaggaggggaggggaggggagaggagaggatagagcagagaaaggaggggagCAAGTGGGGGGTGCAGACAGCAGGGAGGTCTCACCTTCTTGGTCCTCTTGCCTCCCatcctgacccagggctcagCACTGTGCTGGGCAGGGGCAGCTGCACCCTCAGGCTCAGGGATGCTTGTGGCCACCTTGGTCTTGGCAGCAGCTGCTGTCACAGCATTCTGAGGCTCCACCCACCGGGTCTTGGCGAGCGCCTTTCCAGATTTGGTCGTCTTGGGCCGGGTGGCTGCCCCCTCCCTGGCAGGTGCTGCCTGGAGCACCCCGGAAGCAGCACTGGGGCCCTCTGTGGCAGCCTCTTGGGCCGGGGCGGGCCTCTTGGAGCGGGAGAAGGCCATGCCACTGACACCTGCCGGCTGGGTGAAATCAAAGAGATCGTTCTGACCCAGGAAGGCTGTCTTGGGCCGGGTGGCATCCATCTCACTGGCACACGGAGCCTGAGAGAAACCACAGGCAGCACTAGGACCCTCAGTAGCAGCCTCCTGGGCCTGGGAGCCTGTCTGGGGCTGTGTGGACTTTGCTGGAGCCCCTGGGGTGGCCATCTCACTGGTGACTAGCATCTGGGAGATGTGTGGAGCAGCAAGGGTGGTCTCAGGGGTGGCTGCCTGAGCCTGGGCTGCATAGGTCATGGGCTGGGTATCTTCTCCTGAAGCCTGGTCTGTGGCCACTGGGCGGTTAGTGACCACCTGATTGTAGGTGGCacgggcagcagcagcagcggcccTAGCAGCACGATTGGAGGCGGCTGCGCGGGCTACGTTGACAGCATGGGCAGCAGCCTCATTGGCAAGTGTTTCTGGATCCAGCTGAAATGCCTCCATCAGAGTCCTAGCTAGCATAGGGTTTTCCAGTTCCCAGGGCTCATTCTGCAAGGCCAGACAGAAGGGTAGGGGAAAGCAGACAGTTCTACAAGCTCACATCATGCTTcccacccagcctcctccctgcggccagctcccaacccccccccccgtctgccccccaccccggactTCCCAAACCCCCTTTCTCTGAGCAAGAGAGGGAATGCTCGGGAAGCTGGGCAGTCCTTCCCCATTCAACCCTCCCATtcacgacccccccccccaaagcagctTCACAAGGGAGAAGGCCCAGGGCCAGCAGGTGGCCAACAAGGAGCCTCACCGATAAGATGCGAAGGCCTGGACCCAAGCTCCCAAAGGCTCTGAGGATACGGATGTCAAAGCTGGTGAGGGTGCCATAGCCTCCAAAAGCACCAAATTCTTCATAGTCATTTCCTTCAACCATCTCTTCCTCCCCGACTTCATCGCTACCCTCATCCATGTCTTCAACGTTGTAGGTTTCTGATTCCATGCGGTAGCTTCCCTCAGccatgctggggggggggggcgggtggtccCAAGGAGAAGAGAGCTtagccagggagggagggtgaggctTTTTCAAGGGGGAAGGGGCGGGATCCAGTGGGAGGTGGGATCCctcaggaggagggaggctgcaATCATCAGGTTACTAGGCAGTACaaggcagacagaggagggaggggtaggagggagaagggagggagggggtgtctGTTGGGTTAGATTCTGTCAGAGACGCAGCACTAGGAGAGGGATAGCGATGGTCTCCCTGCACTTAAAGGGGAGTTCAAGAGGGGCACGCTCCCCGTCCCAGCCTCTAGATTTGAATAGGGGGTGGACTGGTGGGCTTGGGTCTGAAGAGTCCCAAAGGGGGAtgcattgagagagggagaaacaaagggTTTGGATTTAACGACGAAGGGGGGAGAGCAGATGACATGAGAGGGCTGAGACTACAGGGACCCCGGAAAGCTATGGGAAACTGAATCCAGAGACCCTCTGGCTAGGTCCAGGCGGGGGCATTCAGCTGATGATTCAGGTCTGGGTTGGGCTCATACAGGAGCGCTAGGGGtgagaagggtgggggtgggggctcggaTTAGGTGAGGCATGAATTAGAGCGCTGGAGGTCTCAAACCCCAGGATCGCAACTCCAGGAAGGGGCTCACGGGGTCAACTTGGTTGGAGTGATCTAGgagtggttggggtgggggtagggccTCTGCTCTAAGATAGCTCAGCAGGGTGCACACGGGTCTGCTAAAGGGGTTCGGATTGTGGGCTCCAGTGTAAGTGGGGATCAGAGAGCCTGAGTCTCCTTTTGGAAGACTCTCCTCTCCTGTTGGAAGAGGTCGgtgcggaggtggg includes the following:
- the LOC125157861 gene encoding melanoma-associated antigen D4 isoform X1 translates to MAEGSYRMESETYNVEDMDEGSDEVGEEEMVEGNDYEEFGAFGGYGTLTSFDIRILRAFGSLGPGLRILSNEPWELENPMLARTLMEAFQLDPETLANEAAAHAVNVARAAASNRAARAAAAAARATYNQVVTNRPVATDQASGEDTQPMTYAAQAQAATPETTLAAPHISQMLVTSEMATPGAPAKSTQPQTGSQAQEAATEGPSAACGFSQAPCASEMDATRPKTAFLGQNDLFDFTQPAGVSGMAFSRSKRPAPAQEAATEGPSAASGVLQAAPAREGAATRPKTTKSGKALAKTRWVEPQNAVTAAAAKTKVATSIPEPEGAAAPAQHSAEPWVRMGGKRTKKSKHLDDEYESSEEEREPPAVPPTWRPSQPPMTVRAHMVPRPPMALRSQVPSRHVLCLPPRNVTLLQERANKLVKYLMIKDYKKIPIKRSDMMKDVIREYDEHFPEIIERATYTLEKKFGIHLKEIDKEEHLYILVCTRDSSARLLGKTKDTPRLSLLLVILGVIFMNGNRASEAVLWEALRKMGLRPGVRHPFLGDLRKLITEDFVKQKYLEYKKVPNSSPPEYEFLWGLRARHETSKMRVLRFIAQNQNRDPREWKAHFLEAVDDAFKTMDVDMAEEHARAQMRAQMNIGDEALIGRWSWDDIQVELLTWDEDGDFGDAWARIPFAFWARYHQYILNSNRANRRATWRAGVSSGTNGGASTSILDGPSTSSTIRTRNAARTSANFFSWIQQR
- the LOC125157861 gene encoding melanoma-associated antigen D4 isoform X2; this encodes MAEGSYRMESETYNVEDMDEGSDEVGEEEMVEGNDYEEFGAFGGYGTLTSFDIRILRAFGSLGPGLRILSNEPWELENPMLARTLMEAFQLDPETLANEAAAHAVNVARAAASNRAARAAAAAARATYNQVVTNRPVATDQASGEDTQPMTYAAQAQAATPETTLAAPHISQMLVTSEMATPGAPAKSTQPQTGSQAQEAATEGPSAACGFSQAPCASEMDATRPKTAFLGQNDLFDFTQPAGVSGMAFSRSKRPAPAQEAATEGPSAASGVLQAAPAREGAATRPKTTKSGKALAKTRWVEPQNAVTAAAAKTKVATSIPEPEGAAAPAQHSAEPWVRMGGKRTKKSKHLDDEYESSEEEREPPAVPPTWRPSQPPMTVRAHMVPRPPMALRSQVPSRHVLCLPPRNVTLLQERANKLVKYLMIKDYKKIPIKRSDMMKDVIREYDEHFPEIIERATYTLEKKFGIHLKEIDKEEHLYILVCTRDSSARLLGKTKDTPRLSLLLVILGVIFMNGNRASEAVLWEALRKMGLRPGVRHPFLGDLRKLITEDFVKQKYLEYKKVPNSSPPEYEFLWGLRARHETSKMRVLRFIAQNQNRDPREWKAHFLEAVDDAFKTMDVDMAEEHARAQMRAQMNIGDEALIGRWSWDDIQVELLTWDEDGDFGDAWARIPFAFWARYHQYILNSNRANRRATWRAGVSSGTNGGASTSILDGPSTSSTIRTRNAARTSANFFSWIQ